CCGGGCTTGAATTATATGACCGCCGGCAGTATTTTCCAGACCGTCATCAATAAAGAAAGAAATCTGGAATACGGCGGCCGCTGTGTGGAAGTCGTGCCGCATATTCCTTTGGAAGCTTTGGAAAAAATTAAAATTGCCGGCCTTAAAAATAACGCTGAAATTGTCATTACGGAAATCGGCGGCACGGTGGGCGAATATCAGAATATTTTGTTTCTGGAAGCGATAAGAATTCTTAAAATCAAAAATCCTAACGATGTTCTTTTGATTCTGGTCAGTTTTCTGCCGCTTCAGAATTTGGACAGCGAATTAAAAACCAAACCTACCCAATACGCGGTCAAAACCCTTAATTCCACCGGCCTCCAGCCGGATATTATTTTGGCCCGAGCAGGCACGCCTTTGGATAAAAAACGCAAAGAAAAAATCGCCTTTAACTGTAGTTTGCGGGAACAGGATATTATTTCAGCGCCGGACGTGGAAAGTATTTATGAAGTGCCGGTGAATTTCGAGAAAGACGGCTTAAGCAATCGCATTTTAGAAAAGCTGAAATTACGGCCGAGAAAAGTCAATCTGGAAGAATGGCGGCGTTTGGCTCTAACCATTAAAAAAAGCAATCGTTCGGTTAATATCGGCATCGTCGGTAAATATTTTTCCACCGGAAAATTTGTTTTGGCGGATTCTTATATTTCCGTCATTGAAGCCATTAAGCACGCCGCTTATTATTTCGGCCGGAAACCGGTGATAAAATGGATTGAAGCCGAGGAATTCATTAATAAACCGGCCCAACTCAAACAGCTTTTGAATTACGATGGCATTATCGTTCCCGGCGGCTTCGGCGGCAGGGGTACTGAAGGAAAAATTGCAGCCATCGGCTATTGCCGGAAAAATAAAATTCCTTTTTTGGGTTTATGTTATGGGATGCAATTGGCGGTAGTGGAATTCAGCCGTTCTTTGGCAGGGTTGAAAAAAGCCAATTCAACCGAAATTGACCCGAAAACTCCCTATCCCGTGATTGACATTCTGCCGGAGCAGAAAAAAAATATCAAAGAAAAAAAATACGGCGCCACTATGCGCTTAGGCGCTTATCCGGCGGCGCTTAAAAAAGAATCCATCGCTTTTATGGCTTACGACAAGCGTTTGATTTCCGAACGCCACCGGCACCGCTATGAGGTTAATCCTGATTACATCGGACAGTTAGAGGAAAAAGGATTGATTTTTTCAGGAACTTCGCCGGACGGCCGCCTGATGGAAATTATGGAATTGCCGCGAAGCGTTCATCCGTTCTTTTTGGCCACCCAGTTCCATCCGGAATTCAAATCCCGGCCGCTGGACCCCCATCCTCTATTTAAAGAATTTATAAAAATAGCCATTAATAAAAAATAAAAGTCGATTAATTTTATAAAAATATAAAAATATGGATTTAAAAAATAAAGTGGCGATTGTTACCGGCGCCAGGCGCGGCATCGGCAAGGGCATAGTTATGGCTTTGGCTAAAGAGGGTTGTAACGTGGTTGTTTCCGACATTAATGAAGAAGAATGCGAAATTGTTGTCGGAGAAATAGAAAAAATTGGAGT
The bacterium DNA segment above includes these coding regions:
- a CDS encoding CTP synthase, producing PGLNYMTAGSIFQTVINKERNLEYGGRCVEVVPHIPLEALEKIKIAGLKNNAEIVITEIGGTVGEYQNILFLEAIRILKIKNPNDVLLILVSFLPLQNLDSELKTKPTQYAVKTLNSTGLQPDIILARAGTPLDKKRKEKIAFNCSLREQDIISAPDVESIYEVPVNFEKDGLSNRILEKLKLRPRKVNLEEWRRLALTIKKSNRSVNIGIVGKYFSTGKFVLADSYISVIEAIKHAAYYFGRKPVIKWIEAEEFINKPAQLKQLLNYDGIIVPGGFGGRGTEGKIAAIGYCRKNKIPFLGLCYGMQLAVVEFSRSLAGLKKANSTEIDPKTPYPVIDILPEQKKNIKEKKYGATMRLGAYPAALKKESIAFMAYDKRLISERHRHRYEVNPDYIGQLEEKGLIFSGTSPDGRLMEIMELPRSVHPFFLATQFHPEFKSRPLDPHPLFKEFIKIAINKK